The following are encoded in a window of Impatiens glandulifera chromosome 5, dImpGla2.1, whole genome shotgun sequence genomic DNA:
- the LOC124939006 gene encoding uncharacterized protein LOC124939006 — protein MPYSEKPPMLEREEFIDWKIFVHLHLTTMDDEMMFILSDGPIKINKERSKWTADDRRRNNLDNLYRCSIYKTLDRNTFAKIRECFTTKEVWEKIIQLHEGNERTKENKILVATQKFENIMMRSSETMKEFGDRFTSVVNELSLLGKKYDNKEIIIKALRSLPSAWDIKTMVMRESNSLGKMKLHDILEDLRAYEFEMKSRYEDEASASTATRVLVTSVEPAAPVHVKSAEQFSEDTMAMLAKKFEKFMKKNQPTNSYNYNYLNGNKSNVRCYNCDALGHYRSECQKPLRDNRKPNDQREEHQSNNQGKEIQKALIDDDDGSQWAHTDSDSDDEGINCLMENEEEIGEPSKTQIGELSEIQTGGPIELSFENEKLKETVQSLIEENERTKYAMDVWKRSRDVVSQMTSHLRPYNCKFGLGYDNRNPDKSKSSNR, from the exons ATGCCTTACTCCGAGAAACCTCCAATGTTAGAAAGAGAAGAATTTATCGATTGGAAGATTTTCGTGCATCTGCATTTGACAactatggatgatgaaatgatgtttatcCTATCCGACGGTCCGATAAAGATCAACAAGGAAAGAAGCAAATGGACAGCGGATGACCGAAGGAGGAACAACCTGGACAATCTCTACAGGTGTTCCATCTATAAAACATTGGATAGAAATACCTTTGCAAAAATCAGAGAATGTTTCACAACTAAAGAAGTGTGGGAGAAAATCATTCAACTTCATGAAGGGAATGAgagaaccaaagaaaacaagatattGGTGGCCactcaaaagtttgaaaatattatgaTGCGTTCCAGTGAAACCATGAAGGAATTTGGTGACCGATTCACAAGTGTGGTAAATGAACTCTCACTCcttggaaagaaatatgacaacaaggaaataattatcaaggctCTAAGATCACTTCCAAGCGCATGGGACAttaagaccatggtgatgagagaatcaaacagTCTTGGTAAGATGAAGCTGCATGACATCCTCGAAGATCTGAGAGcttatgagttcgaaatgaaatccAGATATGAAGATGAAGCCTCAGCATCAACCGCTACCAGAGTTCTAGTAACATCAGTGGAACCGGCAGCTCCTGTACATGTCAAATCGGCTGAACAGTTTAGTGAAGATACTATGGCCATGCTAGCTAAGAAGTTTGAaaagttcatgaagaagaaccaaccaACCAATtcatacaactacaactacCTTAACGGTAATAAGTCTAACGTTCGTTGTTATAATTGTGATGCTTTAGGTCATTACAGGTCGGAGTGCCAGAAGCCACTAAGAGACAATAGAAAACCGAATGATCAAAGGGAAGAACACCAGTCAAACAATCAAGGCAAGGAGATCCAAAAGGCCTtgatagatgatgatgatggaagTCAGTGGGCACATACCGATTCGGACAGCGATGATGAAGGAATCAATTGTCTtatggaaaatgaagaagag ATCGGTGAACCGAGCAAAACTCAAATCGGTGAACTGAGTGAAATTCAGACCGGTGGACCAATTGAACTAtcctttgagaatgagaagctcaaggagacagttcaatcgtTGATCGAAGAAAATGAACGAACTAAATACGCGATGGATGTGTGGAAGAGATCTAGAGACGTTGTGAGCCAGATGACGAGTCATCTAAGACCATATAACTGTAAATTCGGTCTAGGCTATGACAACAGAAATCCCGATAAATCTAAATCTTCCAACCGCTAA